One window from the genome of Hydractinia symbiolongicarpus strain clone_291-10 chromosome 1, HSymV2.1, whole genome shotgun sequence encodes:
- the LOC130629625 gene encoding uncharacterized protein K02A2.6-like, giving the protein MAKALSNIPCVEPFIIEETSVNLDKKWIVWKDDLELLLTASGNTQEAQKKALILHCGGRDLREVYRTLKADTDTYADVIQKLDTYFKPKNKHQAIGKICYECGKKNHLSAVCLSSKHGQNYQRHHRDFNCDRTRKRGNQVQENASNSSISEEESENEHSLFSVENNKVLNSVTNCAKILVENVPIKLMIDTGCTTSVIDRETFSKLESKNLNVVLKSSKTKLYPYASQPVKVVGKFNALFETKKQMCSSVICVIDKQKAGNLLGIDTAKQLKLVTIANEISTNEKIRNHHTENQNVVPNIPQEIKTLINDFNECFHGTGTMKDYECKLHVKPDVQPIYQRMRSYHIHLQKQIDSEIIRLEEAGIIESVERPQEWVSNLVATPKSYNSVRLCLDARSINTAIQRETHPIPTLESILDGMHGSKIFSKIDMKEAHTQIMLEEESRKLTNFHTSFGIKRFKRLCYGLNNAFEVFQRSLDQTIGKLRNVKCISDDTIVYNKNYAEHLETLKDLFTKIKELGLR; this is encoded by the exons ATGGCAAAAGCTCTTAGTAATATTCCTTGTGTTGAACCCTTTATAATTGAAGAAACTTCAGTGAATTTGGATAAGAAATGGATTGTATGGAAGGATGATCTGGAGTTATTATTAACTGCCAGTGGTAATACTCAAGAAGCACAGAAAAAGGCTTTAATTTTACACTGCGGTGGTCGAGATTTACGAGAGGTTTATCGCACGTTAAAAGCAGATACGGACACATATGCAGACGTCATTCAGAAACTCGACACATATTTTAAACCGAAAAATAAACATCAG GCAATCGGTAAAATATGTTACGAATGTGgaaagaaaaatcatttatcgGCAGTTTGTTTATCATCGAAGCATGGCCAAAATTATCAACGACACCATAGAGATTTTAATTGCGACCGAACGAGAAAACGTGGCAACCAAGTACAAGAAAATGCGAGTAACAGTTCTATATCTGAGGAAGAGAGTGAGAATGAACATTCTTTATTCTCTGTCGAGAACAACAAAGTTTTAAATTCTGTTACAAATTGCGCCAAGATTTTAGTTGAAAATGTACCAATTAAATTAATGATAGACACTGGGTGTACAACAAGTGTCATAGATCGAGAAACATTTAGCAAATTagaatctaaaaatttaaacgTTGTTTTGAAAAgttcaaaaacaaaactttatccTTATGCTTCACAGCCTGTGAAAGTTGTTGGTAAATTCAACGCCCTTTttgaaacaaagaaacaaatgtgcTCAAGCGTGATTTGCGTAATTGACAAACAAAAAGCTGGAAATCTATTGGGTATCGACACCGCAAAACAATTGAAACTAGTAACAATCGCTAATGAAATTTCAACCAATGAGAAAATTCGAAATCATCATACCGAAAATCAAAACGTTGTACCGAATATACCgcaagaaataaaaactttgataaacGACTTTAATGAATGTTTTCATGGTACCGGAACGATGAAAGATTACGAATGCAAACTACATGTCAAACCGGATGTTCAGCCGATTTATCAAAGAATGAGGAGCTATCATATACATCTTCAAAAACAAATAGACAGTGAAATTATACGTTTAGAGGAAGCTGGAATTATCGAGTCTGTGGAAAGACCGCAAGAATGGGTTTCAAATTTAGTAGCCACACCCAAATCATACAACTCAGTACGACTATGCTTAGATGCTCGCAGCATCAACACTGCGATACAAAGAGAAACGCATCCAATACCGACCCTCGAATCTATACTTGATGGCATGCATGGGAGTaaaatttttagtaaaataGATATGAAAGAAGCACACACACAAATAATGCTTGAGGAAGAATCGAGAAAACTGACAAATTTTCACACGTCTTTCGgcattaaaagatttaaaagattGTGCTATGGATTAAACAATGCTTTTGAAGTATTTCAAAGATCATTGGATCAAACCATTGGTAAATTACGTAATGTGA
- the LOC130649204 gene encoding poly [ADP-ribose] polymerase tankyrase-2-like isoform X1, giving the protein MNKADILSNPLGEINISIDDVTTVGVDLNACSVYRNLIDEVETQPNYSQLTTDLMNLVESLKKYEKPIVNPSSGKQQQNDVKPKGFQLAKKSYSFEELKNIIKNGDVKTFQSILIDHPSIVKMRNVHETTLLIEAAWYNKPSIVKCLIDAGSDVNAVNEYKWNAYHYSACDGHHDVLKVLINHDVTNINNVNNNNDTPLHLASRYGHTDCVKLLLSIPHIDVNVRNWQNKTAYDGTYNHTIKRLLQEHYRN; this is encoded by the exons ATGAACAAAGCAGATATTTTGTCAAATCCATTGGGCgaaataaatatttcaatagATGACGTCACCACTGTTGGTGTAGATCTCAATGCATGTTCTGTTTATAGAAACTTGATTGATGAAGTTGAAACCCAACCCAACTATTCCCAATTAACAACTGATCTAATGAACTTAGTTGAAAGTCTGAAAA AGTACGAGAAACCAATTGTAAATCCTTCTTCtggaaaacaacaacagaa tGATGTAAAGCCAAAAGGTTTCCAGCTTGCTAAGAAGAGTTACTCTTTTGAAG AACTcaaaaatatcattaaaaatgGTGATGTCAAGACATTTCAATCAATTCTTATTGATCATCCAAGTATCGTTAAAATGAGAAATGTTCATGAAACAACACTGTTGATAGAAGCAGCATGGTACAATAAACCATCAATAGTGAAATGTTTGATTGATGCTGGTAGTGATGTGAATGCTGTGAATGAATATAAATGGAATGCATATCACTACAGTGCATGTGATGGTCATCATgatgttttgaaagttttaattAATCATGACGTAACAAACATTAACAACGTAAACAATAACAATGACACACCATTACATCTTGCATCTCGTTATGGTCATACTGATTGTGTGAAGTTGTTGTTGTCTATACCACACATCGATGTAAATGTACGAAACTGGCAGAATAAAACTGCTTATGATGGTACTTATAATCACACTATCAAACGTTTATTACAAGAACATTACAGAAATTAA
- the LOC130649204 gene encoding E3 ubiquitin-protein ligase MIB2-like isoform X2: MNKADILSNPLGEINISIDDVTTVGVDLNACSVYRNLIDEVETQPNYSQLTTDLMNLVEKYEKPIVNPSSGKQQQNDVKPKGFQLAKKSYSFEELKNIIKNGDVKTFQSILIDHPSIVKMRNVHETTLLIEAAWYNKPSIVKCLIDAGSDVNAVNEYKWNAYHYSACDGHHDVLKVLINHDVTNINNVNNNNDTPLHLASRYGHTDCVKLLLSIPHIDVNVRNWQNKTAYDGTYNHTIKRLLQEHYRN; encoded by the exons ATGAACAAAGCAGATATTTTGTCAAATCCATTGGGCgaaataaatatttcaatagATGACGTCACCACTGTTGGTGTAGATCTCAATGCATGTTCTGTTTATAGAAACTTGATTGATGAAGTTGAAACCCAACCCAACTATTCCCAATTAACAACTGATCTAATGAACTTAGTTGAAA AGTACGAGAAACCAATTGTAAATCCTTCTTCtggaaaacaacaacagaa tGATGTAAAGCCAAAAGGTTTCCAGCTTGCTAAGAAGAGTTACTCTTTTGAAG AACTcaaaaatatcattaaaaatgGTGATGTCAAGACATTTCAATCAATTCTTATTGATCATCCAAGTATCGTTAAAATGAGAAATGTTCATGAAACAACACTGTTGATAGAAGCAGCATGGTACAATAAACCATCAATAGTGAAATGTTTGATTGATGCTGGTAGTGATGTGAATGCTGTGAATGAATATAAATGGAATGCATATCACTACAGTGCATGTGATGGTCATCATgatgttttgaaagttttaattAATCATGACGTAACAAACATTAACAACGTAAACAATAACAATGACACACCATTACATCTTGCATCTCGTTATGGTCATACTGATTGTGTGAAGTTGTTGTTGTCTATACCACACATCGATGTAAATGTACGAAACTGGCAGAATAAAACTGCTTATGATGGTACTTATAATCACACTATCAAACGTTTATTACAAGAACATTACAGAAATTAA